The DNA segment AAGAGCAGTCGTATGCTTTTGGCTACAGGCTTTTTACGAAAAGTTTTTGAAATATTTGAAAGTTACCAGACCAGTATTGACATGGTATGTACAAGCGAGGTTGGTGTCTCAATGAGTATTGATGATAACTCACACGTAAATGAGATTGTTGACGAACTAAAAAAATACGGAACAGTAACAATAGACAATGACATGTGCATTATTTGTGTTGTTGGTGATTTGGACTGGAGCAATGTTGGATTTGAAACTCTTGCGACAGATGCAATGAAGGATATCCCTGTGAGAATGATTAGTTATGGCGGTAGCAACTATAATATATCATTTCTTATAAAGGCTGTAGATAAAAAGAGAGCACTGCAAAGTTTAAGTAATTTACTGTTTAAAAACAGATAATTGTAAATAAAAATATGAAAGGAAAATTCCCTATAGACAAATTTCGCAAATTGCGGACTCCATTTTACTATTATGATACTGAACTTCTGAGAAAAACTCTTAAGACAATAAACTCAGAAGCCGGTAAGCATGAGGGATTTATTGTGCATTATGCAATAAAAGCAAATGCGAACCCCAAAATACTTAACATAATATGTCAAAATTCTTTAGGTGCAGACTGTGTAAGTGGTGGAGAAATAGAAGCGTCAATAAAGGCTGGTTTCCCTGCTAATAAAATAGTTTTTGCTGGCGTCGGTAAAAGCGATTGGGAAATAAAGTTAGGACTGGAAAAAAATATTTTATGTTTTAACGTAGAAAGTATCGCAGAACTTGAAGTTATCAATGATATTGCTGCCAGCATGAATAAAGTTGCATCCGTTGCTTTCAGAATAAATCCTAATGTAAGTGCACATACACATGCAAATATTACGACAGGACTAGCCGAAAATAAATTTGGTATAGCAATGCATGATATGGAAGGAGCTATTGAAGAAGCTGCAAAAATGAAAAACATAAAGTTTACTGGATTGCACTTTCATATTGGTTCACAGATACTCGACATGGGCGACTTCGAAGCTTTATGTAACCGTATTAATGATTTACAAGATGAATTAGAAAAACATCATATAAAGGTTGAAAACATAAATGTTGGTGGTGGTCTTGGAATAGACTATCAACATCCAAACCGCATGCCTATTCCTGATTTTAAGGATTACTTTGACACATATGCACATCATCTTCGTTTGCGACCATGGCAAAAACTACACTTCGAACTTGGCCGTGCTGTTGTAGCTCAATGCGGTACGCTTATAACGAAAACGCTGTATATAAAAAAGGGAACAGCAAAGCAGTTCGCTATAGTTGATGCAGGAATGACAGATCTTATACGCCCGGCACTATACCAAGCATACCATAAGATTGAGAACATCTCAAGCGAAGAGGACAATGATACATATGATGTTGTTGGCCCAATATGCGAAAGCAGCGATGTATTTGCTAAGGCTGTAGACCTGAATAAGAGCCACAGAGGAGATTTTAT comes from the Xylanibacter oryzae DSM 17970 genome and includes:
- the lysA gene encoding diaminopimelate decarboxylase, with the protein product MKGKFPIDKFRKLRTPFYYYDTELLRKTLKTINSEAGKHEGFIVHYAIKANANPKILNIICQNSLGADCVSGGEIEASIKAGFPANKIVFAGVGKSDWEIKLGLEKNILCFNVESIAELEVINDIAASMNKVASVAFRINPNVSAHTHANITTGLAENKFGIAMHDMEGAIEEAAKMKNIKFTGLHFHIGSQILDMGDFEALCNRINDLQDELEKHHIKVENINVGGGLGIDYQHPNRMPIPDFKDYFDTYAHHLRLRPWQKLHFELGRAVVAQCGTLITKTLYIKKGTAKQFAIVDAGMTDLIRPALYQAYHKIENISSEEDNDTYDVVGPICESSDVFAKAVDLNKSHRGDFMAIRSAGAYGEIMASQYNCRKLPKGYTSEEMGVES